In one window of Tenacibaculum mesophilum DNA:
- a CDS encoding helix-turn-helix domain-containing protein: MFFSNPNYSFTFKDSTVFIIPIVYLIAIIYDYISIINYQFLLVTLILVNAIIFTTKSFLRLRIHQRKITLFSSNTDEINLKWLENIILVIMVLVLIISVFNLVYIGLPLNLYLNIITLGVVLFMTYNSLKQKEIFPSNQKHREDIIAIENDDDDEIDTNKRKIIKDKELVILKAKLNALMKTKHLYLDNNINLASLAEEMQITSHQLSYVINNGFNQNFYQFINSYRIEKAKKLLMDKSSEKLSILGIAFESGFSSKTAFNTTFKKLTNQTPSEFKKQSSSL; the protein is encoded by the coding sequence TTGTTTTTTTCTAATCCTAATTATAGTTTTACGTTTAAAGACAGCACGGTATTTATTATACCAATAGTTTATTTAATTGCAATTATTTATGATTACATCTCGATTATTAATTATCAGTTTTTATTAGTAACATTAATACTTGTTAATGCGATTATATTTACTACAAAATCGTTTTTAAGACTTCGTATTCATCAGCGAAAAATAACTTTGTTTTCATCTAATACTGATGAAATTAATTTGAAATGGTTAGAAAATATTATTCTTGTAATTATGGTTCTAGTTTTAATTATAAGTGTTTTTAACCTTGTTTATATTGGACTACCCTTAAACCTATACCTAAACATTATTACGTTAGGTGTTGTCTTGTTTATGACTTACAACTCCTTAAAACAAAAAGAAATTTTTCCGAGTAATCAAAAACACCGTGAAGATATTATTGCTATTGAGAATGATGATGATGATGAAATTGATACTAATAAACGAAAAATTATTAAAGACAAAGAGCTTGTTATATTAAAAGCTAAATTAAATGCTTTGATGAAAACTAAACATTTGTATTTAGATAACAACATTAATTTGGCTTCTTTAGCGGAAGAAATGCAAATAACATCGCACCAATTATCATATGTTATTAATAATGGATTTAATCAAAATTTCTATCAGTTTATCAATAGTTATCGTATAGAAAAAGCTAAAAAATTATTAATGGATAAATCTTCTGAAAAACTATCTATATTAGGTATTGCATTTGAGTCTGGTTTTAGTTCTAAAACTGCTTTTAATACTACATTTAAAAAGCTTACAAATCAAACACCTTCGGAATTTAAAAAACAAAGTTCTAGTTTATAA
- the prfH gene encoding peptide chain release factor H yields MNIKIIQFTAGRGPSECCWVVAKVLKAFIKTVVEHKITYDILHKENGIENGTIQSVSVQLKGNNLSLFLKDWLGTIQWIGKSTFRKYHKRKNWFIGCFELEYNNELTIQEKDIEFQAIRSSGPGGQHVNKVSSAVRAKHSTTGIQVLVSESRSQHQNKKIAIQRLKTLIANHNVHQLQNTIKQEWENHLDLERGNPVKVFVGTDFKVKNNKKRFKTTRNQLKSDLRKQLE; encoded by the coding sequence ATGAACATAAAAATAATACAATTTACAGCGGGTCGTGGACCTTCGGAATGTTGCTGGGTAGTAGCAAAAGTGCTAAAAGCATTTATAAAAACTGTAGTAGAACATAAGATAACGTATGACATTCTTCATAAAGAAAATGGAATAGAGAATGGCACCATACAATCAGTAAGTGTTCAACTCAAAGGAAATAACCTGTCTTTATTTTTAAAAGATTGGTTGGGCACTATTCAATGGATAGGAAAATCAACCTTTAGAAAATACCATAAACGCAAAAACTGGTTTATAGGTTGTTTTGAATTGGAATATAATAATGAGTTAACTATACAAGAAAAAGACATCGAGTTTCAGGCAATTAGAAGTTCTGGACCTGGTGGACAACATGTAAACAAAGTAAGTTCGGCTGTTAGAGCTAAACATAGCACAACAGGAATTCAAGTATTGGTTTCAGAAAGTCGTTCACAGCATCAAAATAAAAAGATAGCTATACAACGCTTAAAAACCTTGATAGCAAATCATAATGTGCATCAATTACAAAACACCATAAAACAAGAATGGGAGAACCATTTAGATTTAGAAAGAGGAAATCCAGTAAAAGTATTTGTAGGAACTGACTTTAAAGTTAAAAACAACAAAAAAAGATTTAAAACAACGCGTAATCAATTAAAAAGCGATTTGCGTAAACAATTAGAATAA
- a CDS encoding RtcB family protein: protein MGNKLKGKDLIKLGFPKNNSINIALGQINRYRKKEKKERILEEAKNVLLYPEKYQGNAIWGKVAEGLTKPVEIKMHELRNTRAPFSIYGENEIDEQAKFQLYDALKLPIAVQGALMPDAHSGYGLPIGGVLATENAVIPYGVGVDIGCRMALSIFPMKASYLKGKQHQLENILKEHTKFGMYETHDKKQDHEIFERNEFQDIPLLKRLKVKAYNQLGTSGGGNHFVEFGMVTITDEHNEFNVPVGEYVGLLTHSGSRGLGANIAKHYTYLASKQCPLPKNVQHLAWLDLDTHDGQEYWLAMNLAGDYAKACHDNIHKRIAKLLGIKPLAMIENHHNFAWKEQLNGVECIVHRKGATPANKGALGIIPGSMTAPGYIVRGLGNQESLQSASHGAGRKHSRRKCKEKFTKSDIKHQLKMNEVTLIGGGVDEAPMAYKNIKKVMANQQELVEVLGTFTPKIVRMDK from the coding sequence ATGGGAAATAAACTAAAAGGAAAAGATCTAATCAAATTAGGCTTTCCAAAAAACAATAGTATAAATATTGCCTTAGGGCAAATTAACCGATATAGAAAAAAAGAAAAGAAAGAACGCATTTTAGAAGAAGCAAAAAATGTATTGCTTTATCCAGAAAAATATCAAGGAAATGCTATTTGGGGTAAAGTTGCTGAAGGTTTAACCAAGCCTGTTGAAATTAAAATGCATGAATTACGAAATACAAGAGCTCCGTTTTCTATTTATGGAGAAAATGAAATTGATGAGCAAGCTAAGTTTCAGTTGTACGATGCTTTAAAATTACCAATTGCGGTACAAGGAGCTTTAATGCCTGATGCACATTCAGGGTACGGATTACCCATAGGTGGCGTGCTTGCTACTGAAAATGCAGTAATTCCGTATGGGGTAGGAGTAGATATTGGCTGTAGAATGGCATTGAGTATTTTTCCGATGAAAGCTTCTTATTTAAAAGGGAAGCAACATCAATTAGAAAATATCTTGAAGGAACATACCAAGTTTGGAATGTATGAAACACATGATAAAAAACAAGACCATGAAATTTTTGAACGGAATGAGTTCCAAGACATCCCCTTACTAAAACGGTTAAAAGTAAAAGCATATAATCAATTAGGAACTTCTGGAGGTGGAAATCACTTTGTGGAGTTCGGAATGGTAACTATAACAGATGAACACAATGAATTTAATGTGCCTGTAGGAGAGTATGTGGGATTGTTAACGCATAGCGGATCACGTGGATTGGGAGCAAACATTGCAAAACACTATACCTATTTAGCGAGTAAACAATGTCCGTTACCTAAAAATGTACAACATTTAGCATGGTTAGATTTAGATACGCATGACGGACAAGAATATTGGCTAGCAATGAATTTAGCAGGTGATTATGCCAAGGCATGTCATGATAATATTCATAAACGAATTGCAAAGTTATTAGGAATAAAACCTTTAGCAATGATTGAGAATCATCACAATTTTGCTTGGAAAGAACAGCTAAATGGAGTTGAATGTATTGTACATAGAAAAGGAGCAACACCTGCTAATAAAGGAGCATTGGGTATAATTCCGGGGTCTATGACCGCACCAGGATACATTGTTAGAGGTTTAGGGAACCAGGAGAGTTTACAATCGGCATCACACGGAGCAGGAAGAAAACATTCAAGAAGGAAGTGTAAAGAGAAATTTACCAAAAGTGATATTAAGCATCAATTAAAAATGAATGAAGTTACGCTCATTGGAGGTGGAGTAGATGAAGCTCCTATGGCGTATAAAAATATCAAAAAGGTAATGGCTAATCAACAAGAGTTAGTTGAAGTATTAGGCACTTTTACACCGAAAATCGTACGAATGGATAAGTAA
- a CDS encoding helix-turn-helix transcriptional regulator, producing MASNKNALIRYKTIDQCLRNTMRTWTLNDLIDACSDALYEYEGKDIYVSKRTVQLDIQLMRSDKLGYNAPIEVYQRKYYRYAEEGYSIMNIPVTENDVKVMNDAIQVLRQFKDFSLFKEMDGVLQRLEDSVYSSQKNNRAIIHLDKNEQLKGLLFIDPLYNAIQQKKVLKVNYQSFKAEKASTITLHPQLLKEFNNRWFLLALVKGKETTLALDRINSVAEVENTTYIDKAINGDVYYKDVVGVTVSNTKPQRIAFWVDKANTPYVLTKPFHKSQRLIKYTDDGAIFNILVIPNYELERLILGFCDSIEVLKPEKLRKRMIQKLENSLNRYAIKKQTQL from the coding sequence ATGGCTTCTAATAAAAATGCCCTAATTCGATACAAAACAATTGATCAATGCCTTCGAAACACAATGCGTACTTGGACTTTGAATGATTTAATTGATGCTTGTTCTGATGCCTTATACGAATACGAAGGAAAAGATATTTATGTGAGTAAGAGAACGGTTCAGTTAGATATTCAATTGATGCGTAGTGATAAATTAGGGTATAATGCTCCGATTGAAGTCTATCAACGAAAATATTACCGTTATGCTGAAGAAGGATATTCTATTATGAATATTCCTGTGACTGAAAACGATGTAAAGGTGATGAATGATGCCATTCAAGTATTACGTCAGTTTAAAGACTTTTCTTTATTCAAAGAAATGGATGGAGTGCTACAACGTTTAGAAGATTCGGTATATTCTTCTCAAAAAAATAATAGAGCTATCATTCATCTAGATAAAAATGAGCAACTTAAAGGCTTGTTATTTATAGATCCTTTATACAATGCCATACAGCAAAAAAAAGTATTAAAAGTAAATTATCAGTCGTTTAAAGCAGAAAAAGCCAGTACAATAACCTTGCACCCACAATTATTAAAGGAGTTTAATAATAGATGGTTTTTATTAGCACTCGTAAAGGGTAAAGAAACAACCTTAGCTTTAGATCGTATAAATTCTGTAGCGGAAGTTGAAAACACAACCTATATAGACAAAGCAATTAATGGTGATGTTTATTATAAAGATGTTGTAGGTGTCACAGTTTCAAATACGAAACCACAGCGTATTGCTTTTTGGGTAGATAAAGCAAATACTCCTTATGTACTCACGAAACCTTTTCATAAATCTCAACGATTGATAAAATATACAGATGACGGGGCTATCTTTAATATTTTAGTTATTCCTAATTATGAATTGGAACGTTTAATTTTGGGCTTTTGTGATAGTATAGAAGTATTAAAACCTGAAAAACTTAGAAAAAGAATGATTCAGAAACTAGAAAACTCTCTAAACAGATACGCTATTAAAAAGCAGACACAACTGTAG
- a CDS encoding S26 family signal peptidase, whose protein sequence is MNWKIQKLNNGETIISKEPGNSMLPILKSKQPVKLKPINWEDCKVGDIVYCKVRGNCFTHLVKGKNNKRGLQIGNNHGRINGWTKNVYGIVVEILPMP, encoded by the coding sequence ATGAATTGGAAAATTCAAAAATTAAATAATGGAGAAACCATTATTTCAAAAGAGCCAGGTAATTCTATGTTGCCTATTTTAAAATCTAAACAACCAGTAAAACTAAAACCAATAAACTGGGAAGATTGTAAGGTTGGTGATATTGTGTATTGCAAAGTTCGTGGAAACTGTTTTACGCACCTTGTAAAAGGAAAAAACAATAAAAGAGGGTTACAAATAGGAAACAATCATGGAAGAATAAACGGATGGACTAAGAATGTATATGGAATAGTAGTAGAGATATTACCAATGCCATAG
- a CDS encoding phosphatase domain-containing protein yields MKKLKNEYRNQDEALPKAIICDLDGTLSLIHNRSPFDGSRCEQDLPNVPIVNLVKNYQQLGYKILLLSGREAKYQPETESWLKKHEIAYDTLWMRKSKDNRKDAIIKEEVFKRKIEHKYFIEFVLDDRNQVVDLWRKELKLPCLQVFYGDF; encoded by the coding sequence ATGAAAAAACTAAAAAATGAATATAGAAATCAAGATGAAGCTTTACCAAAAGCTATTATTTGTGATTTAGACGGAACTTTATCTTTGATACATAACAGAAGTCCTTTTGATGGAAGTAGGTGTGAACAAGATTTACCTAATGTGCCTATCGTTAATTTAGTAAAGAATTACCAACAATTAGGATATAAAATACTTCTTTTATCAGGTAGAGAAGCTAAATATCAACCAGAAACAGAGTCTTGGTTAAAAAAACATGAAATAGCTTATGACACACTATGGATGCGTAAATCAAAAGATAATAGGAAAGATGCGATTATTAAAGAAGAGGTATTTAAAAGAAAAATAGAGCATAAGTATTTTATTGAGTTTGTTTTAGATGATAGAAATCAAGTGGTTGATTTATGGAGAAAGGAATTAAAACTTCCTTGTTTACAAGTGTTTTATGGTGATTTTTAA